A DNA window from Leptolyngbya sp. KIOST-1 contains the following coding sequences:
- the leuS gene encoding leucine--tRNA ligase, which translates to MESKYNPAEIEKKWQQVWAEQGLDQAIENPDQPKFYALSMFPYPSGNLHMGHVRNYTITDVVARVRRMQGYRVLHPMGWDAFGLPAENAAIDRGVHPAQWTYQNIDQMRSQLQELGLSYDWEREVATCAPDYYRWTQWIFIQMLKMGLAYQKEAAVNWDPVDQTVLANEQVDSEGKSWRSGALVEKKLLRQWFLKITDYAEELLQDLDKLPGWPERVRTMQANWIGKSTGAQVVFKTEAGDALPVFTTRPDTLWGATFMVLSPEHPLVDKLTAPDRVAAVDDYRKAAAAKSEIDRTAEDREKTGVWTGSYAVNPVNGEKIPVWIADYVLMGYGTGAIMAVPAHDQRDFEFARKFNLPVKVVVQPEGETLDGDTMTAAWAGEGVMVNSGPLDGTPAGKGEGQSVAAAIQWLEANGKGQGEANYRLRDWLISRQRYWGVPIPVVHCPECGIVPVPDEQLPVTLPEDVEFSGRGASPLAQLEHWVNVPCPTCDRPARRETDTMDTFIDSSWYFLRYTDARNPESAFATAQANGWMPVDQYVGGIEHAILHLLYSRFITKVLRDRGLLSCDEPFQRLLTQGMVQNTTYKNPKTGKYVAPENVADPDNPVDPDTGDALEVFYEKMSKSKYNGVDPKAVLAKYGADTARMFILFKAPPEKDLEWDDADVEGQFRFLNRVWRLVTEYLTTQDPTSQETPVRAHSSAPQPLTTQAPQPSSAPQPDLSKDEKNLRRAIHTAIQAITEDIDGDYQFNTAVSELMKLSNALTDSPAKESPVYTEGVRALVQLLAPFAPHLADELWHQLGHTESVHCAPWPVFDPSALVVDEITLVIQIMGKTRGTVEVPADSDKAALERYARESEAAQRYLEGKEIKKVIVVPGKLVNFVVAG; encoded by the coding sequence GTGGAGTCCAAATACAACCCCGCAGAGATCGAGAAAAAGTGGCAGCAGGTGTGGGCCGAGCAGGGGCTAGACCAAGCCATCGAGAACCCCGACCAGCCCAAGTTCTACGCGCTGTCGATGTTTCCGTACCCGTCGGGGAACCTGCATATGGGCCACGTGCGCAACTACACCATCACCGATGTAGTGGCGCGGGTGCGGCGCATGCAGGGCTACCGGGTGCTGCACCCGATGGGCTGGGATGCCTTTGGCTTGCCCGCCGAGAATGCGGCGATCGATCGCGGCGTTCACCCCGCCCAATGGACCTACCAGAATATTGACCAGATGCGATCGCAGCTGCAAGAGCTGGGCCTTTCCTACGACTGGGAGCGCGAAGTGGCCACCTGCGCCCCCGACTACTACCGCTGGACCCAGTGGATATTCATTCAAATGCTGAAGATGGGGCTGGCCTACCAGAAAGAGGCGGCGGTGAACTGGGACCCGGTGGACCAAACCGTGCTGGCCAACGAACAGGTGGACAGCGAGGGGAAATCCTGGCGATCGGGTGCTTTGGTGGAGAAGAAGCTGCTGCGCCAGTGGTTCCTCAAGATCACCGACTACGCCGAGGAACTGTTACAGGACCTGGACAAGCTGCCGGGGTGGCCGGAGCGGGTACGCACCATGCAGGCCAACTGGATCGGTAAGTCCACAGGCGCTCAAGTCGTGTTTAAAACCGAGGCCGGCGACGCGCTGCCGGTGTTCACCACCCGGCCCGACACCCTGTGGGGGGCCACCTTTATGGTGCTGTCGCCGGAGCACCCCCTGGTAGACAAATTAACCGCTCCCGATCGCGTGGCTGCCGTAGACGACTACCGCAAGGCCGCCGCCGCCAAAAGCGAGATCGATCGCACCGCCGAGGACCGCGAGAAAACTGGGGTGTGGACGGGCAGCTACGCGGTTAACCCCGTAAACGGCGAGAAAATCCCCGTCTGGATTGCCGACTATGTGCTGATGGGCTACGGCACCGGGGCAATCATGGCGGTACCTGCCCACGACCAGCGGGATTTTGAGTTTGCCCGCAAGTTTAATCTGCCGGTGAAGGTGGTGGTGCAGCCCGAGGGGGAGACTCTGGATGGCGACACCATGACCGCCGCCTGGGCGGGAGAAGGGGTGATGGTGAACTCCGGGCCGCTGGACGGCACCCCCGCTGGCAAGGGTGAAGGGCAGAGTGTCGCCGCTGCTATCCAGTGGCTAGAGGCAAACGGCAAAGGCCAGGGCGAGGCCAACTATCGCCTGCGGGACTGGCTGATCTCCCGCCAGCGCTACTGGGGGGTGCCCATTCCAGTGGTGCACTGCCCCGAGTGCGGCATTGTGCCCGTGCCCGACGAGCAGCTGCCGGTCACCCTGCCCGAGGATGTGGAGTTTTCGGGCCGGGGAGCCTCGCCCCTGGCCCAGCTGGAGCATTGGGTGAATGTGCCCTGTCCGACGTGCGATCGCCCCGCCCGGCGCGAGACCGACACCATGGATACCTTCATCGACTCGTCCTGGTACTTTTTGCGCTACACCGATGCCCGCAACCCGGAGTCGGCCTTTGCCACCGCCCAGGCCAACGGCTGGATGCCCGTGGATCAGTACGTGGGCGGTATTGAGCACGCCATTCTGCACCTGCTGTACTCGCGGTTTATTACTAAGGTATTGCGCGATCGCGGTCTGCTCTCCTGCGATGAGCCCTTCCAGCGGCTACTGACCCAGGGCATGGTGCAAAACACCACCTACAAGAACCCCAAAACGGGTAAGTACGTTGCCCCTGAAAATGTGGCCGACCCGGACAACCCAGTGGACCCCGACACCGGCGATGCCCTGGAGGTGTTCTACGAAAAGATGTCGAAGTCGAAGTACAACGGCGTGGACCCTAAGGCGGTACTGGCCAAGTACGGGGCCGACACCGCCCGCATGTTCATTCTTTTCAAGGCACCGCCTGAGAAAGACCTGGAGTGGGATGACGCCGACGTGGAGGGCCAGTTCCGCTTCTTGAACCGGGTCTGGCGGCTGGTCACCGAATACCTCACCACCCAAGACCCCACATCCCAGGAGACTCCTGTAAGGGCGCACAGCAGTGCGCCCCAACCCCTCACGACCCAAGCGCCCCAACCCTCTAGCGCGCCCCAACCAGACCTCTCTAAGGACGAAAAAAACCTGCGCCGCGCCATCCACACCGCCATTCAGGCGATCACCGAGGACATCGACGGCGACTACCAGTTCAACACCGCCGTCTCCGAGCTGATGAAGCTGAGCAATGCCCTGACCGACTCCCCCGCTAAGGAATCTCCCGTATACACCGAGGGAGTGCGCGCCCTGGTGCAGCTCCTGGCCCCCTTTGCCCCCCACCTGGCCGACGAACTTTGGCACCAGTTGGGGCACACCGAATCAGTCCACTGTGCTCCCTGGCCCGTATTCGACCCCAGTGCCCTGGTGGTGGACGAAATCACCCTGGTGATTCAAATCATGGGCAAAACGCGCGGCACTGTGGAGGTGCCCGCTGACTCTGACAAGGCGGCGCTGGAGCGCTACGCTCGCGAGTCGGAGGCTGCCCAGCGCTACCTGGAGGGCAAGGAGATCAAAAAGGTAATTGTGGTGCCCGGCAAGCTGGTCAACTTTGTGGTGGCCGGATAG
- a CDS encoding UPF0175 family protein — protein sequence MSLQLTIDYPESFPDALGHTREQFEQEAKWAMAVKLFELKRLSSGMAASLLGVDRVTFLLKLGDYGVPIIDLSEDELLSDMANA from the coding sequence ATGTCTCTACAACTTACTATCGACTACCCAGAATCTTTCCCTGATGCCCTAGGCCACACCCGTGAGCAATTTGAGCAGGAAGCTAAATGGGCTATGGCCGTCAAGCTTTTTGAGTTGAAACGGCTCTCCTCTGGCATGGCTGCTTCACTGTTGGGAGTTGACCGAGTTACCTTCCTGTTAAAGCTAGGCGACTACGGTGTTCCCATAATCGACCTTTCCGAAGACGAACTGCTCTCGGATATGGCCAATGCCTGA
- a CDS encoding threonine aldolase family protein: MITAPPPTRSIQFASDNYSGICPEALDYLLTANAGDVPAYGEDEWTQRATDKFRDIFEIDCEVFFVFNGTAANSLTLASLCQSYHSVICHELAHVETDECGAPEFASNGSKLLLAQGRNGKLDPAHVEQLITKRTDIHYPKPKVISLTQATEVGTLYTVDELVAITARARHYGLRVHMDGARFANALVASGKTPAELTWRAGIDVLCCCGTKNGMGIGEAILFFDKALAEDFAYRCKQAGQLCSKMRFISAPWLGLLETGAWLRNAEHANRMAAYLEQQLRDVPEIKLLFPRQANGVFVQMPQPLIDELYRRGWKFYTFIGTDGARLMCAWNTTVAAIDALMADIRDAV, from the coding sequence ATGATTACCGCCCCACCGCCCACCCGCTCGATCCAGTTTGCCAGCGACAACTACTCGGGCATCTGCCCCGAAGCGCTGGACTATTTGCTGACCGCCAACGCCGGCGATGTGCCCGCCTACGGTGAAGACGAATGGACTCAGAGAGCTACCGACAAATTTCGAGACATTTTTGAAATCGACTGCGAAGTCTTTTTTGTCTTCAACGGCACGGCGGCTAACTCGCTGACCCTGGCCTCGCTCTGTCAGTCGTACCACAGCGTCATTTGCCACGAGCTGGCTCACGTCGAAACCGATGAGTGCGGCGCGCCCGAGTTCGCCAGCAACGGTTCCAAGCTGCTGCTGGCCCAGGGCAGAAACGGCAAGCTCGACCCGGCCCATGTGGAGCAGCTAATTACCAAGCGCACCGACATCCACTACCCCAAGCCCAAGGTGATCAGCCTCACCCAGGCCACGGAAGTGGGCACCCTCTACACAGTCGATGAGCTGGTCGCTATCACCGCGCGGGCCCGCCACTACGGGCTCAGGGTGCACATGGATGGAGCCCGCTTTGCCAATGCCCTGGTGGCCTCGGGCAAAACCCCAGCGGAACTCACCTGGCGGGCGGGCATCGATGTGCTGTGCTGCTGCGGCACCAAAAACGGCATGGGCATCGGCGAGGCGATTCTGTTCTTTGACAAGGCGCTGGCCGAGGACTTTGCCTACCGCTGCAAGCAGGCGGGGCAGCTGTGCTCCAAAATGCGGTTTATCTCGGCCCCGTGGCTGGGGCTGCTAGAGACCGGAGCCTGGCTGCGCAACGCCGAGCACGCCAACCGGATGGCCGCCTACCTGGAGCAGCAGCTGCGGGACGTTCCTGAGATTAAGCTGCTGTTTCCGCGCCAGGCCAATGGGGTGTTCGTGCAGATGCCCCAGCCGCTAATCGACGAACTGTACCGCCGGGGCTGGAAGTTCTACACCTTCATTGGCACCGACGGGGCCCGGCTGATGTGCGCCTGGAATACGACTGTTGCGGCGATCGATGCCCTGATGGCGGACATTCGCGATGCGGTTTGA
- a CDS encoding LptA/OstA family protein: protein MADGLRWGWLTAAAVGVLVALDGGSLAPLGSAPAQAQDGGTITLRSDIQEANAATGIITARGNVQIDYPARRITATSAQADYFSNEQRIVLSGNVIVNQEGNTLRAEVVTYLVDEDRFIATPRPNTQVEAVYTLPPAAPSSVQGGGEAGRPPTPRPPTVLDVSPVGP, encoded by the coding sequence ATGGCGGACGGGTTGCGCTGGGGTTGGTTGACGGCGGCAGCGGTGGGGGTATTGGTAGCCCTCGACGGTGGCAGCTTGGCTCCGCTGGGGAGTGCGCCAGCCCAAGCCCAGGACGGCGGCACCATTACGCTGCGATCGGATATTCAGGAGGCGAACGCCGCCACGGGCATCATCACCGCCCGGGGCAATGTCCAGATCGATTACCCCGCCCGGCGGATCACCGCCACCTCTGCCCAGGCCGACTACTTCAGCAACGAGCAGCGCATCGTCCTCAGCGGCAATGTGATCGTCAACCAGGAGGGCAATACGCTGCGGGCTGAGGTCGTCACCTACCTGGTAGACGAAGATCGCTTCATCGCTACCCCTCGCCCCAACACCCAGGTGGAAGCTGTTTACACCCTGCCCCCGGCCGCGCCCAGTTCTGTTCAGGGCGGCGGAGAAGCCGGTCGTCCCCCCACCCCTCGTCCCCCCACGGTACTCGACGTCAGTCCGGTTGGTCCTTAA
- a CDS encoding toxin PIN: MPETTQIVINTSPLIALVAAWGDLSRLASLYEQVFVPLEVCQEVLKGGTNQFAVHEFERATWLEKQIFPQQVSPYLLNSLDLGEASVIQFALDQTIPTVCIDEPVGRRMARLSGLNLTGAVGILLKAKKKDSSLSVRTAIGNMLNRNIRLSQTVINFALAQAGELD, from the coding sequence ATGCCTGAGACAACTCAGATTGTGATCAACACATCTCCTCTGATTGCGCTCGTCGCAGCCTGGGGAGATTTGAGCCGACTCGCCTCTCTGTACGAGCAGGTCTTTGTTCCGCTCGAAGTCTGTCAGGAAGTGTTGAAAGGCGGAACCAATCAGTTTGCTGTTCACGAATTTGAGCGTGCCACCTGGCTCGAAAAACAGATTTTTCCCCAGCAGGTCTCACCCTATCTGCTGAATTCCTTGGATCTGGGCGAAGCCTCAGTCATCCAGTTTGCCCTCGACCAAACCATCCCCACCGTTTGTATTGATGAACCCGTTGGCAGACGAATGGCCCGTTTAAGCGGTTTAAATTTGACCGGTGCCGTGGGCATTCTGCTGAAAGCTAAGAAAAAAGACTCTTCCTTATCTGTTCGCACTGCCATAGGCAATATGCTCAACCGCAATATTCGCCTCAGTCAAACCGTGATTAACTTTGCCCTCGCTCAAGCAGGCGAACTTGACTAA
- a CDS encoding ABC transporter permease, with translation MPRLKRPRRPAPAAPPELIIEAGRTEAQYFRDLWRYRELFYFLAWRDILVRYKQTAIGVAWALIRPFLTMVVFTVVFGRLANLPSEGGAPYPILVFSAMLPWQFFSNALSECSNSLITNANLISKVYFPRLVVPTSAVIVSFVDFLISGLILLGLMAWYQAVPSWRVVTLPLFVAIAFAAAMGAGLWLAALNVQYRDFRYVVPFLVQFGLYISPVGFSSAIIPDRWRLLYSLNPMVGVIDGFRWAIIGGDVALYWPGFLLSLLLVGVLLVTGILYFRRMERTFADVI, from the coding sequence ATGCCCCGCCTAAAACGCCCCCGCCGCCCCGCCCCCGCCGCCCCGCCCGAGCTAATTATCGAGGCGGGGCGCACCGAAGCCCAGTACTTTCGCGACCTGTGGCGCTACCGCGAGCTGTTTTACTTCCTCGCCTGGCGCGATATTCTGGTGCGCTACAAACAGACCGCGATCGGGGTGGCCTGGGCGCTAATTCGCCCCTTTTTGACCATGGTGGTGTTTACGGTGGTGTTTGGCCGTTTGGCCAACCTGCCCAGCGAGGGGGGTGCGCCTTACCCCATTCTCGTATTTTCGGCGATGCTGCCCTGGCAGTTTTTTTCCAATGCCCTCAGCGAGTGCAGCAACAGCCTGATCACCAACGCCAATTTGATCTCTAAGGTGTACTTTCCCCGGTTGGTGGTGCCCACCAGCGCTGTGATCGTCAGCTTTGTGGATTTTTTGATCTCGGGCCTGATTCTGCTGGGGCTGATGGCGTGGTACCAGGCGGTGCCCTCCTGGCGAGTGGTGACGCTGCCGCTGTTTGTGGCGATCGCGTTTGCTGCCGCCATGGGCGCTGGCCTGTGGCTCGCTGCCCTTAACGTGCAGTACCGCGACTTTCGCTACGTGGTGCCGTTTCTGGTGCAGTTTGGCCTCTACATTTCGCCGGTGGGCTTTAGCAGCGCCATCATTCCCGATCGCTGGCGGCTACTGTATTCCCTCAATCCTATGGTGGGGGTGATCGACGGCTTTCGCTGGGCGATCATCGGTGGCGATGTGGCGCTGTACTGGCCTGGGTTCTTGCTGTCGCTGCTGCTGGTGGGGGTGCTGCTGGTTACAGGGATTCTTTACTTCCGCCGCATGGAGCGCACCTTTGCCGACGTGATTTGA
- a CDS encoding DUF4351 domain-containing protein, with the protein MALLQLIVLPSAATAQAARSLLRTVKSQGEEAFQLMLNLVEAILINKFPQLTTQEILAMLDIKTADIRQTRFYQEVFEEGRQEGLQEGRQESLREGRQEAEATLLIRFLTRRLGLLSEVQVAQIRALPLAQLDALSEVLFDLADLSALEAWLQTHPTEADATEEEA; encoded by the coding sequence CTGGCCCTGCTCCAGCTGATTGTGCTGCCCAGTGCCGCGACGGCCCAGGCGGCACGAAGTTTGCTGCGCACCGTCAAATCCCAGGGAGAAGAGGCGTTTCAGCTAATGCTCAATCTGGTGGAAGCTATACTGATCAATAAATTCCCGCAGTTGACAACTCAGGAGATTCTGGCGATGTTAGACATCAAAACGGCTGACATCCGACAAACCCGCTTCTACCAGGAAGTGTTTGAAGAAGGTCGCCAGGAAGGTCTTCAAGAAGGTCGCCAGGAAAGCCTTCGAGAAGGTCGCCAGGAGGCAGAGGCTACGCTGTTAATTCGGTTTTTGACTCGGCGGCTGGGGCTTTTATCGGAGGTACAGGTGGCCCAAATACGGGCATTGCCTCTGGCACAGCTCGATGCGCTGTCGGAAGTTTTGTTTGATTTAGCTGACCTGAGCGCTTTGGAGGCCTGGCTACAAACTCACCCAACAGAGGCCGATGCGACTGAGGAGGAAGCTTAA
- a CDS encoding ABC transporter ATP-binding protein, which yields MSDTVIQVENLGKKYVLGHQQQGNSRYVALRDVLADGARALGRRLRHPLKPQAGPRQDEFWALKDVSFEVKQGEVVGIIGRNGAGKSTLLKVLSRITEPTTGRVRLRGRVASLLEVGTGFHPELTGRENIFLNGAILGMSRTEINRKFDEIVDFAEVERFLDTPVKRYSSGMYVRLAFAVAAHMEPEILVVDEVLAVGDSSFQKKCLGRMETVSKEGRTVLFVSHNMATVQNLCSESLLLESGAIIEKGKSCEVIGSYLKKQTSTFKNSGKILIDGKNRRLISSIKTKNSNGDIVNEFMMGDKFHLEIDLEPTKLKTLSVSNLVAGLSVESMEGIKIFGFHSEMTGSKLLQRNEQCSCLIHCFIDEIPLLPGKYWITVSITRGVTEYLDRLERILEFSIVESDVYGKGFLVSRDYGLVYIKGSWE from the coding sequence ATGTCTGACACAGTTATCCAGGTCGAAAATCTCGGCAAGAAGTATGTCCTTGGCCACCAGCAGCAGGGCAACTCGCGCTATGTGGCCCTGCGTGATGTGCTGGCCGATGGCGCGAGAGCGCTGGGTCGTCGACTGCGCCACCCCCTTAAGCCCCAGGCTGGCCCCCGGCAGGACGAGTTTTGGGCGCTGAAGGATGTTTCCTTTGAGGTGAAGCAGGGGGAAGTGGTGGGCATTATTGGCCGCAATGGGGCGGGCAAATCGACGCTGCTGAAGGTGCTGAGCCGCATTACGGAGCCAACCACGGGGCGGGTGCGCCTGCGGGGCCGGGTGGCGAGTTTGCTGGAGGTGGGCACGGGCTTTCACCCCGAACTGACCGGGCGGGAGAACATCTTTCTCAACGGCGCAATTTTGGGCATGAGCCGGACCGAAATCAACCGCAAGTTCGATGAGATTGTTGATTTTGCAGAGGTTGAGCGGTTTTTAGATACGCCCGTAAAGCGCTACAGCAGTGGCATGTATGTGCGACTGGCGTTTGCTGTAGCCGCTCATATGGAACCAGAAATTTTAGTCGTAGATGAAGTATTAGCAGTAGGAGATTCTTCTTTTCAAAAAAAATGCTTAGGCCGAATGGAAACCGTCAGCAAAGAAGGAAGAACGGTCCTATTTGTCAGCCACAATATGGCAACCGTTCAGAACCTTTGCAGTGAGTCGCTGCTTCTAGAAAGTGGAGCAATCATCGAGAAGGGAAAATCTTGTGAGGTCATTGGCTCGTACCTAAAGAAACAGACTAGTACCTTTAAAAATAGCGGAAAGATACTAATAGATGGAAAAAATCGTCGCTTGATATCTTCCATAAAGACAAAAAACTCAAATGGTGATATCGTCAACGAGTTTATGATGGGAGATAAATTCCATTTGGAGATTGATCTTGAACCAACTAAACTCAAAACTCTTTCAGTATCGAATTTGGTGGCAGGTTTATCCGTTGAAAGCATGGAAGGGATTAAAATATTTGGGTTTCATTCGGAAATGACGGGATCAAAGCTGCTTCAAAGAAATGAGCAATGTAGTTGCCTGATACATTGTTTTATCGATGAAATTCCTTTGCTGCCTGGAAAATATTGGATAACTGTAAGCATAACAAGAGGCGTAACTGAATATTTGGATAGACTTGAGCGGATATTAGAGTTTTCTATTGTTGAATCAGATGTATATGGAAAAGGTTTCTTGGTTTCAAGAGACTATGGGCTTGTTTATATCAAGGGAAGCTGGGAATAA
- a CDS encoding NAD(P)-dependent alcohol dehydrogenase, translating to MQINALAALEPGAPLQPFSFAAPPLKPFDCAIKVLACGICHSDLHMIHDDWGQSRYPLVPGHEVIGTVVEVGSQVTHMQKGDRVGVGWQQAACMHCLDCLRGDHNLCDRAEGLIVSGYGGFADHMVVDSRFAFTLPAGLSTESTGPILCGGITVYAGLRNGGMTSGQEVGVIGIGGLGHLAVQFASRLGNRVTVFTTSADKAEFATQLGAHAAILVPPGGSPPLPVNKLNLILNTANQALDWLGYLNYLDSNGTFVFVGIPPEPLTIPVGPLTGKQRRIMGSEIGSPATITEMLQVVEKFGIQPLVETFSLDQANEALQRVKDNKVRYRAVLTM from the coding sequence ATGCAAATCAATGCTCTCGCTGCGCTGGAACCCGGTGCCCCCCTACAGCCTTTTAGTTTTGCCGCACCACCGCTTAAACCCTTCGACTGCGCCATTAAAGTGCTGGCCTGCGGCATCTGCCACTCTGACCTACACATGATCCACGACGACTGGGGCCAATCGCGCTACCCGCTGGTGCCAGGCCACGAGGTGATCGGAACGGTGGTTGAGGTTGGTTCCCAGGTTACTCACATGCAGAAGGGCGATCGCGTCGGGGTGGGCTGGCAGCAGGCCGCCTGCATGCACTGCCTGGACTGTTTGCGGGGTGACCACAACCTCTGCGATCGGGCCGAAGGGCTGATCGTCAGCGGCTACGGCGGCTTTGCCGACCACATGGTGGTGGATTCGCGCTTTGCCTTTACCCTGCCCGCGGGCCTGTCTACAGAGTCCACCGGGCCCATTCTGTGCGGCGGCATCACCGTCTACGCCGGGCTGCGCAACGGGGGCATGACCTCCGGTCAGGAGGTCGGGGTGATTGGCATCGGCGGGCTGGGCCACCTGGCGGTGCAGTTTGCCAGCCGTCTGGGCAACCGGGTGACGGTGTTTACCACCTCCGCCGACAAAGCCGAGTTTGCCACCCAGCTCGGCGCCCACGCGGCTATCCTGGTGCCCCCCGGCGGTTCCCCGCCCCTGCCTGTCAATAAGCTCAATCTCATCCTCAACACCGCCAACCAGGCCCTCGACTGGCTGGGCTACCTGAACTACCTCGACTCCAACGGCACCTTTGTGTTCGTGGGCATTCCCCCCGAACCGCTGACGATTCCGGTGGGGCCCTTGACCGGCAAACAGCGCCGCATCATGGGCTCGGAGATTGGCAGTCCGGCCACGATTACAGAAATGCTCCAGGTGGTGGAAAAATTCGGCATTCAGCCCCTGGTGGAGACGTTTTCTTTAGACCAGGCCAATGAAGCCCTGCAGCGGGTGAAGGACAACAAGGTCCGCTACCGGGCAGTGCTGACAATGTGA
- a CDS encoding chromophore lyase CpcT/CpeT — translation MTHATDTRTLARWMAADFSNQQQAFDNPPLFAHIRVCMRPLAPEILGGTGFYIEQAYDFQLNQPYRARGMKLSAQGDHILIENYMVKDGEAFYGASRDRDRLAKLTADHFEKTPGCNMIVHWTGHSFKGAVEPGNACIVTRNGKLTYLDSEFEIDADQFISWDRGRDPETNEHLWGSLAGPFMFKRKASFADEVAE, via the coding sequence ATGACCCACGCTACCGATACTCGCACTCTGGCCCGCTGGATGGCGGCAGACTTTAGCAATCAGCAGCAGGCCTTCGACAACCCGCCTCTATTTGCCCACATTCGCGTCTGTATGCGCCCCCTGGCTCCTGAAATTCTCGGCGGCACCGGCTTTTATATTGAGCAGGCTTACGATTTTCAGCTCAATCAGCCCTACCGGGCTCGCGGCATGAAACTCAGCGCCCAAGGCGACCACATTTTGATCGAGAACTACATGGTCAAGGATGGTGAGGCGTTCTACGGAGCGTCCCGCGATCGCGATCGGCTGGCCAAGCTCACCGCCGACCACTTCGAGAAAACCCCCGGCTGCAACATGATCGTCCACTGGACGGGTCACAGCTTTAAAGGGGCGGTGGAACCCGGCAACGCCTGTATAGTGACCCGCAACGGCAAGCTCACCTATTTAGATAGCGAGTTTGAGATCGACGCCGACCAGTTCATCAGCTGGGATCGGGGCCGGGACCCGGAGACGAACGAGCACCTGTGGGGATCGCTAGCGGGGCCGTTTATGTTTAAGCGCAAGGCCAGCTTTGCCGACGAAGTGGCGGAGTGA
- a CDS encoding plasmid pRiA4b ORF-3 family protein, protein MTTHPTVETFCLHVELLDSDPPIWRQVCLQSDASLEALHRVLSAAMGWSGESDYVIKGQGQVLKSGEERTLATLLSEPGDRLIYTYAPAQGWLHKVTLESIGAAQDSVPRCTAGEYQCPPEFCQGVWDYVDLLDRLSDSGDPDEVDALWQKVGYDFDPEYFDLTAANQRLQDL, encoded by the coding sequence ATGACCACTCACCCCACCGTTGAAACATTTTGCCTGCATGTCGAACTGCTCGACAGCGACCCGCCGATCTGGCGGCAGGTTTGCCTTCAAAGCGATGCCTCGCTGGAGGCGCTGCACCGGGTGCTGTCCGCCGCAATGGGGTGGTCAGGGGAATCTGATTACGTCATTAAGGGGCAGGGACAGGTTTTGAAAAGTGGGGAGGAAAGAACCCTCGCTACCCTGCTGAGCGAACCGGGCGATCGCCTGATCTACACCTATGCCCCGGCCCAGGGCTGGCTGCATAAGGTCACCCTCGAATCGATTGGCGCTGCTCAAGATTCTGTACCCCGCTGCACGGCTGGCGAGTACCAGTGCCCACCCGAATTTTGCCAGGGGGTGTGGGACTACGTCGACCTGCTCGATCGCCTCAGCGACAGCGGCGACCCCGACGAAGTCGATGCCCTCTGGCAAAAAGTCGGCTACGACTTTGACCCCGAATACTTTGATTTGACCGCCGCCAACCAGCGATTACAGGATCTGTAG
- a CDS encoding class I SAM-dependent methyltransferase has protein sequence MAFKYNSGQLIYFRESHGRKFFRRTQDYLSGVTVARQSINESLIDFVREIDGNIVEIGGSQNLEEYMKSGKYVLLDLINTESNDVTANAEKLPFASNSMSGFVCISVLEHTPNPQKVINEIWRCLRPGGKAFISVPWMFEAHMEPYDFFRFSPFLMKKWLSDFDLVDIQLVNGYLGLLAHYLQKKPLTRFTIGLWSFWLDQLAPNKAAWTTQINIWVSKEKDLLNEASDDDSGDWIQHLRCPSCVILKGGELFEKGSCKICKDCGSRYPVINHKKIVFATGDLNNHDQ, from the coding sequence ATGGCCTTTAAGTACAATTCAGGACAATTAATATACTTCAGAGAGAGTCATGGGAGAAAATTCTTTAGACGCACTCAGGACTATTTAAGTGGGGTAACTGTTGCACGACAGTCAATTAATGAAAGTCTAATAGATTTCGTTCGAGAAATTGATGGAAATATTGTTGAGATAGGAGGCTCTCAAAATCTGGAAGAATACATGAAAAGCGGAAAATACGTGCTTTTGGATCTCATAAACACCGAAAGTAATGATGTGACCGCAAATGCTGAAAAACTTCCATTCGCATCAAACAGCATGTCTGGATTTGTATGCATTTCAGTATTGGAGCATACTCCTAATCCACAAAAGGTTATTAATGAAATATGGAGATGCTTACGTCCAGGTGGAAAAGCCTTTATATCAGTACCTTGGATGTTTGAAGCGCACATGGAGCCTTATGACTTTTTTAGGTTCTCTCCATTCTTGATGAAAAAATGGTTGAGCGATTTTGATTTGGTGGATATCCAGCTTGTTAACGGTTATCTAGGCCTGTTAGCTCATTATCTCCAAAAAAAACCTCTGACGCGATTCACTATAGGATTATGGTCTTTTTGGCTTGATCAATTAGCACCAAACAAGGCTGCATGGACTACCCAGATAAATATATGGGTCAGCAAAGAAAAAGATCTGTTGAACGAAGCAAGCGACGATGATTCTGGTGATTGGATTCAGCATCTCCGTTGCCCCAGCTGCGTAATCCTTAAAGGAGGAGAACTGTTTGAAAAGGGAAGCTGCAAGATTTGCAAAGATTGTGGAAGCAGATATCCTGTGATCAATCATAAAAAAATAGTGTTCGCAACTGGAGATTTGAACAATCATGACCAATAA